A genomic window from Salvia hispanica cultivar TCC Black 2014 chromosome 5, UniMelb_Shisp_WGS_1.0, whole genome shotgun sequence includes:
- the LOC125190263 gene encoding probable transcription factor GLK1, whose amino-acid sequence MLAVSPLRKHTNEREGEMEAFSIDESEFPDFSGGNLLDSIDFDDLFLGISDGDVLPDLEMDPELLAEFSAGSSEESEAKAAAIDKSDDENTSEKMTPPPPPAAAKAEEEAVANIDNPLKETERGRKSISQSKNGKRKVKVDWTPELHRRFVQAVEQLGVDKAVPSRILELMGIDCLTRHNIASHLQKYRSHRKHLLAREAEAASWSQRRQVYAAASGGKREHVSPWIAPTMGFPPVNPMPHFRPLHVWGHPSVDQSGMPMWPKHITPPPPPPHGWHPAPPPPADHPFWLPHHHNHVPTQGTPCFPPHLQPTRFPTPAVAGIPPPPAMYKVEQGGIGSPMPPPGQTLPQPPSDIHPSKESVDAAIGDVLSKPWLPLPLGLKPPSVDSVVVELQRQGVPKVPPACG is encoded by the exons CAGCATTGACTTCGACGATCTCTTCCTCGGCATCAGCGACGGCGACGTCCTGCCGGATCTGGAGATGGATCCGGAGCTCCTCGCGGAGTTCTCCGCCGGCTCGAGCGAGGAATCGGAGGCGAAGGCGGCGGCGATCGACAAATCCGACGACGAGAACACCTCGGAGAAGATgactcctcctcctcctccggcGGCGGCGAAGGCGGAGGAGGAAGCTGTGGCGAATATCGATAATCCGTTGAAGGAGACTGAGAGAGGAAGGAAATCGATCTCTCAATCCAAAAACGGGAAGAGGAAAGTTAAG GTGGATTGGACGCCAGAGCTTCACCGGAGATTCGTGCAGGCGGTGGAGCAGCTCGGGGTTGACAAAGCCGTTCCCTCGAGAATTCTCGAGCTCATGGGAATCGATTGTCTCACTCGTCACAATATTGCTAGTCATCTTCAa AAATACAGGTCCCACCGGAAGCACTTGCTAGCGCGGGAAGCCGAGGCGGCGAGCTGGAGCCAGAGGCGACAGGTGTATGCTGCCGCCTCTGGCGGGAAGAGAGAGCATGTGAGCCCTTGGATTGCACCAACGATGGGGTTTCCGCCGGTGAATCCAATGCCTCATTTTAGACCCCTACATGTGTGGGGCCACCCATCCGTCGACCAATCAGGGATGCCCATGTGGCCAAAGCATATAACCcctccgccaccgccaccgcaTGGTTGGCATCCggcaccgccgccgccggctGACCATCCGTTTTGGCTACCCCACCACCACAACCAT GTGCCTACTCAGGGTACGCCTTGCTTCCCGCCGCATCTGCAGCCCACG AGGTTTCCAACTCCGGCGGTTGCAGGCATACCGCCGCCCCCTGCCATGTACAAAGTGGAGCAGGGCGGCATCGGCAGCCCGATGCCTCCACCGGGGCAAACACTTCCGCAACCCCCTTCCGACATTCATCCG TCGAAGGAGAGCGTGGACGCGGCGATAGGAGACGTGCTGTCGAAGCCGTGGCTGCCGCTGCCGCTGGGGCTGAAGCCGCCGTCCGTGGACAGCGTGGTGGTGGAGCTGCAGCGGCAAGGGGTGCCCAAAGTGCCCCCGGCTTGCGGCTGA
- the LOC125188220 gene encoding uncharacterized protein LOC125188220 translates to MHWEWKNCPAAWRGQFTSGYKGTHPTMILEVIVDHSLWIWHAHFGVTGSNNDINVLNSSSLFTEQCNGNGPVISFTANRRHHHMGYYLADDIYPRWPVFLKTISCPTGARREFFAAKQEASRKDVERGFGRAASQWSDDEAAPSAGYAAPPVIRGLPYGLSERLQAQESMCNQQAHLDLMNDMIEEVWTRSGR, encoded by the exons ATGCActgggagtggaagaattgtcctGCAGCGTGGAGAGGCCAATTCACCAGTGGGTATAAGGGTACccacccgacgatgatccttgaagtAATCGTTGACCACAGtctttggatttggcatgctcACTTTGGCGTGACGGGGTCCAACAACGACATCAATGTGTTGAACTCGTCCAGTCTCTTCACCGAGCAATGCAATGGCAACGGTCCGGTTATCAGCTTCACTGCCAACAGACGACATcatcatatggggtactacttAGCCGACGACATTTACCCGAGATGGCCAGTTTTCTTGAAGACGATCTCCTGCCCAACGGGTGCGAGGAGAGAGTTTTTTGCGGCAAAGCAGGAGGCTTCACGGAAGGACGTGGAGCGAGGATTCG GTCGTGCAGCTAGCCAGTGGTCCGACGATGAAGCCGCTCCGAGCGCAGGTTATGCAGCCCCGCCGGTCATTCGAGGTTTACCCTATGGACTCAGCGAGAGATTACAAGCTCAGGAGAGCATGTGCAACCAACAAGCTCATCTTGATCTCATGaacgacatgattgaagaagtttggacaCGTAGTGGTCGTTGA